The following nucleotide sequence is from Basilea psittacipulmonis DSM 24701.
ATATTTTGGCGAAAACTTGTTCAAACATCCTGATTCTAAAATTTTCAAACAGTCTCATCTTGAGAAAACGCATGCGTTTTACGAGAAATATGGTGGTAAAACCATTATTCTGGCGAGATTTATTCCTATCGTTCGCACCTTTGCTCCTTTTGTTGCGGGGATGGGAAAAATGCACTACGGAAAATTTGCTTTGTACAACGTTGTGGGTGCTTTCTTGTGGGTGATTGGGTTTTCTTTACTGGGCTATTTCTTTGGTAATTTGGATATCGTTAAACGCAATTTAAGCCTTGTATTAATCGCTATTATTGTGATTTCCTTTTTGCCAATATTGATTGAATGGGGTCGATACCGGATGCAAAAAAATCGTTCCTCAAAAAATTAATGATGAACGATGATGGCCCCAAGATCTGATTCACTTTTTGGTGAGCTGCAAAAAGAAATGATACTAGCACCTTGGGCCACACATCCAAGATCTGATTCACTTTTTGGTGAGCTTATCACTAACGACACATCAATAAGGTTTCTAACACACAGAGAGGCTTTCGATCTGACTATAATTAGCACGGCACATAGACATACCTTGTAACGGGCGACAATTAACACACAAACACGCCTTGGGAACAGTAGCCATTAGTGAACGATTAACCAGTGCTTCCATCCAAAGGCGTGTGACATAGGCCTACCTTGTAAATGACGACAATTACCACACAAACACGCCTTGGGAATAGTAGTCATTAGTGAACGATCAACCAGTGCTTTCATCCAAAGGCGTGTGACATAGAAGTGCTAAACACTCACTATTATTCAATGTTTTGGACCTGCTCGCGAATTTTATCGATGAATAGTTTCAGATCCATGGATGCTTTGGTTTGCTCCAAAGAAAATGATTTTGACCCTAAGGTATTAGACTCTCTATTCATCTCTTGACATAGAAAATCTAATCGTTTTCCACTAGAATCTGAGCCATTTTTCAGGATGTTTTTGGCCTCGATAATATGAGATTCTAAACGTGTGATTTCTTCAGCCACATCATTACGAATCGAAAAAATATTGATTTCTTGATTGATGCGTAAACTCAATTCTTGTCCTGAAATTTGACTTAAATTTTCCAATGCAATGACAGAATTTAAGGTCTCGGTCAAACGCTGTGTCATACGTTCTTTTTGTTGGGCCAATAAATCGGGTAATTGGGATTTTAAAAACGTGATGATTTGACTCATTTGCTCAAGATAGTCAAATAGGGCGGTGGCTAATCGTTGTCCTTCGCGTAAACGATTGGCGTTAAAATTCTGGATAGCATGCTCAAATGCTTCATTAAACAAAGCAATCCACTGTTCATCGGTTTCACTTGGCAGTTTTTGTTGTGTTTGCCAATTAAGCATTTCATTTAAGCTCGGTGGTGCTGTGTTGGGGATTTTGTTTAGTGCTTGTTGATAAAGGGCTTGAAATAAAGCGAGTGTCTCATCTTTTAGTTGATAAGATACGGCATCAATACGACGTTGGTAGTTCAGTTTTATTTCAACCTTTCCTCTTTTTAGATGAGAAGCGATTTTTTCACGAATCATGGCCTCTAATCCATTTAACTCTTCAGGTAAACGAATATTCAGATCCAAATAACGACTATTGACAGAACGTAGGTCAATGTTTAAGGTGCCAAAATTAGATTGGGCTGTGCCATTGGCAAAAGCAGTCATGCTATGAATCATGTTTCTTCTCATTAGATGGTTAGCGTAAAATGTTATTATAACGCTATGATGAGAAGATAACATTTAGGAAAAAAGAATGAATACGAATTTTCACCGTCCATCAGGCCGTCAATATAATGAAATACGCGATGTCAAAGTCACCCGTCAATACACCAAATATGCAGAAGGATCGGTATTGATTGAAGTAGGTGATACCCATGTTTTATGTAATGCCAGTGTCATCGATTCCGTGCCTGGTTTTTTGCGTGGCAAAGGACAAGGTTGGGTGACGGCAGAATATAGTCTTTTGCCTCGTGCGACGCATACGCGTTCTGATCGTGAGGCAGCACGCGGTAAACAGTCTGGTCGTACGCAAGAAATCCAACGTTTAATTGGTCGCAGTCTGCGAGGTGTTGTGGATTTAGAAAAGCTAGGCGAACGAACGATTCATCTGGATTGTGATGTGATTCAGGCTGATGGTGGTACGCGTTGTGCCAGTATTACAGGTGCTTGGATTGCATTAAGAGATGCGATCAATAGCCTGATGGAAAACGGTTTATTAGATGAAAATCCTTTGAAGGATCAAGTTGCGGCTATTTCTGTGGGAATGTATAAAGGTTATCCTGTATTAGATTTGGATTATGCAGAAGATAGTGATTGTGATGCCGATATGAATATTGTCATGACAGGGAAAGGCAAGTTTATTGAAGTTCAAGGTAC
It contains:
- a CDS encoding DedA family protein — encoded protein: MEYISFIVDFILHIDQHLMFLTSQYGAWIYIILFLIVFAETGLVVTPFLPGDSLLFAAGSIAALGGMNIYAMIGLLLVAAILGDATNFAVGKYFGENLFKHPDSKIFKQSHLEKTHAFYEKYGGKTIILARFIPIVRTFAPFVAGMGKMHYGKFALYNVVGAFLWVIGFSLLGYFFGNLDIVKRNLSLVLIAIIVISFLPILIEWGRYRMQKNRSSKN
- a CDS encoding YicC/YloC family endoribonuclease, which codes for MIHSMTAFANGTAQSNFGTLNIDLRSVNSRYLDLNIRLPEELNGLEAMIREKIASHLKRGKVEIKLNYQRRIDAVSYQLKDETLALFQALYQQALNKIPNTAPPSLNEMLNWQTQQKLPSETDEQWIALFNEAFEHAIQNFNANRLREGQRLATALFDYLEQMSQIITFLKSQLPDLLAQQKERMTQRLTETLNSVIALENLSQISGQELSLRINQEINIFSIRNDVAEEITRLESHIIEAKNILKNGSDSSGKRLDFLCQEMNRESNTLGSKSFSLEQTKASMDLKLFIDKIREQVQNIE
- the rph gene encoding ribonuclease PH, whose amino-acid sequence is MNTNFHRPSGRQYNEIRDVKVTRQYTKYAEGSVLIEVGDTHVLCNASVIDSVPGFLRGKGQGWVTAEYSLLPRATHTRSDREAARGKQSGRTQEIQRLIGRSLRGVVDLEKLGERTIHLDCDVIQADGGTRCASITGAWIALRDAINSLMENGLLDENPLKDQVAAISVGMYKGYPVLDLDYAEDSDCDADMNIVMTGKGKFIEVQGTAEGHEFSRSELNTLLDLSELGIASLLNIQEQA